ttatcaaacacttataatttaataaacttatttatcAGTTTTTAGTTATCAACTATTAATTAACCTTTTGctacttttttagtttttaaacaatttttcagttaattttattaaatttaacctTTAAGTGATACTAGTATATCTCATTTGATGCATGGCTATGTTTACACAGTATTCAATCAGACGCATTTTCTGAATGCACATGGTTTTTATACGTAGACGTTTTGGTGGTAGTGATGGATCTACATTCTTGGAGTCAGGGGTCCTTTTTAGTTGTGTTTAGTTTTTTGGAAATTGTGAATTTAATGCCATTTTGAGAGCAACGGGAGCAACGTATTGGGAAAAACGAATCAACTCACCAACTTCTCGTGGATTTGATCTTACTCACCAGTTTTACTCAAGCCACTCTGAAAACGAGTACATAAATGAGTAAGAGTAAAATTATGAAACATTTAGAGGCTTTTAATCTAATAacagtaaattataaattacgaAGTACATAAATTGGAAAAGAAATGCTAATACGCTCACTATTGTTGGTTAAAGTTTATTAATTAGAAACTACAAATCATAAGtaaagttaattaaataataaatgagacctacataattttataatttttaataacttttaaataataatagtttgTTTAAGAGTGGTATTAACATTTTTCACTTGAGAATTTGCTTGGCATAGAGTAATTAGATATATACAATTGATGAGGAGGAATAAGGGGGCAACGTGGAACGTTAggtttgatttaattaataagcttaaatgtatttttggatcgtataatttaatcattttttattttgataatttgtttTACTACAAAGGAATTTATCtcatttcattaataattaagtgATGAATACGATCAGACATAATTTCAAAGAACTATACGCTATTTTAAACATTCACCTTTCACAAAAAAGTCATTTTAAATGTCCCTATATTATGGTTTTTTTATAGTCCTTCCCATTAAAAATTGTTGATGTAACTAACATTGACGTCAACCAGTGCCATGTCAGAAAGTACCACGTTAAGAAATGATAACGTCATAAAAATCCAAATCCTCAAAAAGTGTCATGTTAGTAGTGAATAGGGAGTAAAAACGGAAAAAAGGAATATAATCAATACAAAAAAGTGCTCAACCAAATATTACAAACGAATCTAAATTTGTCAAAACCATTAGCATCGTTAACGGAATTTTCCAATAGATATATTTCTGTCGGAAATGTTGATATTTTTGACAGAAATTTCTAACGGATTGTGCTGTCACAAACATGATGGAACTTCTTCCAAcggaatttttaaatattaatttgtaacaGAAGTTTATCGACGGATGTATATCCATTGCAAATGTTAACATTACCAATGGATTTTTTGCTCAAACAAATCCATCAGAAAAGAAATAGGATCCCTTAAATGGTGACACACaagctaataaaaaattaccttTAAATTGTTAAACACATAAGCATATTTGAATTATTAAtgctgttaaatataattatataaatatcacTACTAGAAATATGTGTTTTTACGATAGTCATTCTACGATGATTCTTTTGGAATTACCTTAGAAAATGAGCCGgtaatattattgtaattatcTTATTGAAAAAAACCTTTTACGACGAAAATTTTAAGACAATTATTGAAAATCGCCTTAGAATATGTGTTGGTCATGAAAATTACGacagattttattaaaaaatcgtCGTTATCtcaattgaattttgaaagtCCTATGAGTGGTCCACGGTTCCTCACACACACCCACCATTGTCGTAGACCTGTAACGCGATAAGAGGATATCTCACATAGAGAGAAGAGAAACACACTAAGAGAGAGTTCTAGAGTGAGAAACTCTGTCTCCTGAGAGAGAAAGTTCGAGATCTGATTGGAACCGTGGTAACGCTAGCTCCAAACCTACTCTATGCTCCATCGCGAACctcactttcttcttcttcgtcaaTTCATTTCTATTTTCTGGATTTAACTCGTTGGAAGTTCTAGGTTATTATTGTTCTTTCTCCATGTGCGAGTCGTTGTTTTCTGTAAAACCTTAGGTTTCAGATTCTAGGGTTTGATGAAGGTTTTAGGTTGAGGGAAAACCAATTAGGGTTTTTGGATGTATGGCTTCAGGGCCAATAGTTGGAGATGATGGAGCCAAAGAGAAGCAGAGGTACACCGAGAGTAAGGTTTACACTAGGAAAGCGTTTAAAGGTCTGAAGAACAAAGGTAATGCCGTCAGCATCGTGAATGTtgttcctcctcctccttctaccactgttgGGAACTCCTCAACAGAAGCCTGCTTCTTTGGGGATTGAAAGCAGCTTTGTCCAAGTGACAGGAAACACAAGTATGGATTCAGCAGAGAAGAGGCTCAATGAGCTTGGTTACAAGCAAGAACTGAGAAGAGAaatggtattttttattttattttttgtatatattttttccatCTTGTGTTTGATGGAGCTTATTCTTGATCCTAGTTTTCTTTAGTTAAATCTATTTAGCTTTTCGATTTATGGTGTAGACTATGTTTAAGACTCTGGCAATATCATTTTCCACAATGACCCTTTTCACTGGAATTACACCTCTCTATGGTTCTAGTCTTCAATATGCAGGCCCTGCAACTCTTGTCTGGGGGTGGATAGTGGTTTCTTTCTTCACTTGGTTTGTTGGGATTGCAATGGTTGAGATATGCTCATCCTTCTCGATTTTTCTCTTCTCACAAAATTGATTTGTGCAACTTGTTTGTATCCTAATTTTGCTGCGTAAGTTAAGCATGTTGTGTCTTGGATATAGAATTGCCAGTGCTTATTTCCTTCtacttagttttttttaggaAGAAGATATTTACTAATGTGATGTGACGAAAATCCCGTCTGTATATTAAATGCCCAAATGTTGGAAGGATGCTCTTGTGAGtcatattataagaaaaattattggCCTCTGCGGTGTACTTGTTATAACCTATAAGTAAAACAAGGGAAAAGGTAGAATTACACAAAAGACAGTTTTGTTTATCAGGGTTGGATGTTAGTTGCTACAAAAGTAAGTTCTCTCAACTCTACCACAATTTTGCTATGATTTAAATCTACTTACATAAAGTATTAAAGCTACTGATACTTGTTTGCAATACTGCAATTTTGTTAGGTTTAATTGATGACATTACTCTAGGGATATTGTTCAAAACAACTTCTTTTTACTTTTGCGATTTCCATATataagtgtttttttctttcttttggttgTTAGACTCTTCAAGATTGTAAAGATGTTGTATCGCCATTACTTCAAGGGGAAACTAAGAAGAATGAAAAGGTACCTCAAATTAATGAGACTGCCAAGGAATGTATTAAGAAGTTGAATGTTGAGTTTCAAACAAAAATGTCAAATGACTTACAGACACCAGTGATTCTAACTGGTGCTCTCCAAGAGGCCTTGAAATTTGTGAACGCTTCTTTGAAGATGTTGAAGGTATGTAAATGGAACCAGTTTCTTGTATTGCATGCGTGGGTGATACATGCATTTTCATGTGTTGGAAATGTGCCTGTAATTCATGAAATATATTGTCTATCTTGCataagaaaatgcagaaaagagCATAGTTGCAATCGATTCAATCCTTATTGGAGGTTGACAAAGTAGTTGGAAAATTTTTGGACGTACTAGGATTGTTGTCTTCTAAATCCTATGTTGAGGTGACTCATTTTATTAACAAGAGCTTAATTAATTTGCCTATTTCGTATAATCAATCTAAACAATACTCTTTTGGAAAGCCATTGCATGTGTAACAATTGTTACTGTTATTTGCTCATCAGGTTCTACAATAGTTGATAGATAAGGCATTGAAGAGAGCAGGTCTGACAGAAGATGAAGTGCTAACTTTAACTTCCAATTAAATCTAATAGATGACTAGTTCTCTGTGCTTTTGGGCTGCCCATTTAGCTGGTCCAAAATGGGGGCCATTTTCTTCATGGTGTTGTGCTTGGCTTGAGACCATATGGCTTATAGTTGGGATAAGGACTCAGGTAATAtggtgaaacttttttttttctagtcaaTATTTTCAGAGAATTTTTACATGGCAACTCATGCTTTTCATGGTTGGAAAAGGCATATGCGGGATCACACACGTTGCAAAGTATAATCCTACTCTCAACTGGCACAATAAAGGTGGAGGGTACTTCGCTCCAAAATGGCTATTCTTATGTATGTATATTGGCCTCACTGTTATATGGGCAACACTAAACACATTTGCATTGGAAGTGATTGCTTTGATCGATATAGTTTCAATATGGTGGCAGGTAGTATTACTTCCTTGTATACACTTTTAACTGTCATTGGATGGCCTAAGCTGTCTTATTTTGTTAGTAAAAGAACAGAAGTGAGTAAGGGGTGTTAATTGGTTTTGATTCATTCAATAACCCAAAAAAATGTTgcactttcttaaaaaaaaaaaacaaatgtatatatacacacatactCTGAAGAATTCCCCTACCTCCTTTTTCTACCTTGGTCAATGCCACGACTAATAACATAGTAGTATACTAGCCAATAacagaaaatgaataaaaacaaagaaaaggaacATCTATcgaaaaactttaaaatttatttttgccaagaattaaattatttatacacctggaatatatatatttattttaattttgatatatatttgttttaattttttttacaatgttaaattattaaataacatctcttttattttctttaattttctacAAATATCCTCTTTAGAAAGCAATTTTTTCAGAGACATGATTAGTTAGAGACTAAAAACCTATTTGATAGATACGAaggaaagtgaaaaaataatgaaatatatagtaaaattatatgaaactcgtacttttttttttaccttaaatcAAAACTCAccacttttctttttattataccAGTCATACATTAATTGTAGCTAGTAACAGGTCTAGACCCAACtcattgtttaaaataaaatatttattacaaaatttaatgaattttaatgaTACCACAATTCAAGATtagttgataatatatataattaattgatatattttttaggaTTAAATGATAGTATTTGAGTACAATACTTTTAACACTAAAGATGATGCTTGGATATACAGATTAAATTCATCATAGCATAAACCAAGTCAAATATATTTGAGTACAACTATCCTTACCAAGATGGATTTAATCTGTATATCCAAGCATTATCTTCAGTTGTCAATCTACACAACATATGACTTGGTTTAttcttccaaaattaaattgatatatttgAGTACAATACTTTAAGCTATCCTAAGAAAATGGTAGTATTTTATTGTCATTGGTATGATCCGTCAAGAAAAGGTACAAGAGTGGAtcctgttggatcaagtggcctcggaataattaagaagggggggttgaattaattattaatgtgtcttgactaattaaaaatttatccttcttaatgttactagattcaattaggcttttactacaaagttaagaaagtaaagaacaaaatagaaacttaaccaaaagtaaaagttgaaattaaaagtacacaacggaaataaaagagtgtagggaagaagaagacaaacacaagatttatactggttcaaccATAATcagtgcctacgtccagtccccaagcaaccaatcagttcttgagatttctttcaaccttgtaaaatcctttacaagccaaagatccacaagggatgtatcctcccttgttctttttgaataaccaagtggatgtaccctccacttgaactgatccacaagagatgtaccttctcttgttctcagtataacaatccccaagtagatgtaccctctacttataccacaaaggatgtaccctccaatgtgttgggacaaagaattcccaagcggttagtcctttgaatctttgtaaggggaaacaaaatatatctcaggcggttagtcctttgagatcttttgtttaaggggaagggaagaatcaaaagaattctcaggcggttagtcctttgaattctcttgga
Above is a window of Glycine soja cultivar W05 chromosome 12, ASM419377v2, whole genome shotgun sequence DNA encoding:
- the LOC114379384 gene encoding cysteine--tRNA ligase 2, cytoplasmic-like, with translation MLFLLLLLPLLGTPQQKPASLGIESSFVQVTGNTSMDSAEKRLNELGYKQELRREMTLQDCKDVVSPLLQGETKKNEKVPQINETAKECIKKLNVEFQTKMSNDLQTPVILTGALQEALKFVNASLKMLKVLQ